In Pseudomonas nunensis, a single window of DNA contains:
- a CDS encoding ABC transporter permease, with the protein MPDSSSLLSTAPAPGERLLQALIRYGLLWVLALIVVFFSFAEPAFLRVGNLFSILQSVSIVALLALGVTLTMAVGGLDLSIGAVAAMSLMIASYVMVVLGWGAVPAVLISLAGGALVGLLNGWLIVKMRVPDILATLGSMFLVIGVQLIPTGGRSIAVGMTLPNGDEAEGTFSALFLALGRGRLWDTVPIPVLITAVVALVVWLFLERTRIGRLFYAIGGNEQAARLAGAPVQRFKLLAYVLSAVLASLGGLLLAARLGRGDVSSGNGLVLDALGAALIGFAVLGAKKPNAFGTLVGALLVATLLNGLTMLNAPYYAQDFVKGLVLVLALMFTFGLAHRAR; encoded by the coding sequence GTGCCTGATTCGAGTTCGTTGTTATCGACTGCCCCCGCACCAGGGGAGCGCCTGCTGCAAGCGCTGATTCGCTATGGATTGCTCTGGGTGCTGGCGCTGATCGTGGTGTTTTTCAGCTTCGCCGAACCGGCGTTCCTGCGGGTCGGCAACCTGTTCAGCATCTTGCAGTCGGTGTCGATTGTCGCGTTGCTGGCCTTGGGCGTGACCCTGACCATGGCGGTCGGCGGGCTCGATTTGTCGATTGGTGCAGTGGCGGCGATGAGTTTGATGATCGCCAGTTACGTGATGGTGGTGCTCGGTTGGGGCGCGGTGCCAGCGGTGCTGATCAGCCTCGCGGGCGGCGCGCTGGTGGGGCTGCTCAACGGCTGGCTGATCGTGAAGATGCGGGTGCCGGACATCCTCGCCACCCTCGGCAGCATGTTTCTGGTGATCGGCGTGCAGTTGATTCCTACCGGCGGGCGTTCGATTGCGGTGGGCATGACCCTGCCCAATGGTGATGAGGCCGAAGGCACCTTCAGTGCGTTGTTTCTGGCCCTCGGTCGCGGGCGGCTCTGGGACACGGTGCCGATCCCGGTGTTGATCACCGCCGTTGTGGCGTTGGTGGTGTGGCTGTTTCTGGAGCGCACGCGCATCGGCCGTTTGTTCTACGCCATTGGCGGCAACGAGCAGGCTGCACGTCTGGCGGGGGCGCCGGTGCAGCGATTCAAGTTGCTGGCTTACGTGCTTTCAGCGGTGCTCGCATCGTTGGGTGGATTGTTGCTGGCGGCGCGTTTGGGCCGGGGCGATGTCAGCTCCGGCAATGGCCTGGTGCTCGATGCGCTGGGCGCGGCGTTGATCGGTTTTGCGGTGCTCGGGGCCAAGAAACCGAATGCCTTCGGGACTCTGGTCGGCGCATTGCTGGTGGCCACGTTGCTGAATGGCCTGACCATGCTCAACGCGCCGTATTACGCCCAGGATTTCGTCAAGGGACTGGTGCTGGTGCTGGCCCTGATGTTCACCTTCGGCCTCGCGCATCGGGCGCGTTGA
- a CDS encoding substrate-binding domain-containing protein, whose translation MRGSLKVFVRHCLATAVFSALALNAQAKALPGAPAPFDKGNVQIALVGYLFSGDFTEAYLRGVEKQTEALGATLRVFDARQQAASQREMIDQAIDLGVDGIIVQLGLAETLKGPIDRAIAKGIKVVAFDVDLNTPQVTQVEQDHHALARLALDQAVKDNGTRFDAGYVYISGFTPMERRDEIWSQVKAANPGIIEKARFGTLNPPIANSVADQASAVLRANPGISVIFAPFDEFAKGAKIAVDEAGLGKKVKIYSADISTADIQIMKEPDSAWAATAAVNPQVAGAISVRSLAMLIAGENPGHKVLVPPTLITRQQLLDLDVKNVRDLAQKLPAFGDTANVARTSWIPAAD comes from the coding sequence ATGCGCGGATCACTCAAGGTTTTTGTTCGTCATTGCCTGGCCACCGCCGTGTTCTCGGCGCTGGCGCTAAATGCCCAGGCCAAGGCACTGCCGGGGGCTCCGGCGCCGTTCGACAAGGGCAATGTGCAAATCGCCCTGGTGGGTTATCTGTTCTCGGGGGATTTCACCGAAGCCTATTTGCGTGGCGTCGAGAAACAGACCGAAGCCCTGGGCGCGACCTTGCGCGTGTTCGACGCCCGGCAGCAGGCGGCCAGCCAGCGCGAGATGATCGATCAGGCGATTGACCTCGGCGTGGACGGCATCATCGTCCAGCTCGGTCTGGCAGAAACCCTCAAGGGCCCGATTGACCGGGCCATCGCCAAAGGCATCAAAGTCGTGGCGTTCGACGTCGACCTGAACACCCCGCAAGTCACCCAGGTCGAGCAGGATCACCACGCCCTGGCGCGTCTGGCACTGGATCAAGCGGTCAAGGACAACGGTACGCGCTTCGATGCCGGTTACGTCTACATCAGCGGCTTCACCCCGATGGAGCGCCGCGACGAGATTTGGAGCCAGGTCAAAGCCGCGAATCCGGGGATCATCGAAAAGGCGCGCTTCGGTACGCTCAATCCACCGATTGCCAACTCGGTCGCGGATCAGGCCAGCGCCGTGTTGCGCGCCAATCCGGGGATCAGCGTGATCTTCGCGCCGTTCGACGAGTTCGCCAAAGGCGCGAAAATCGCGGTGGACGAGGCGGGTCTTGGCAAGAAAGTGAAAATCTACAGTGCGGATATTTCCACCGCCGATATCCAGATCATGAAAGAGCCGGACAGCGCCTGGGCCGCCACCGCGGCGGTGAATCCGCAAGTGGCGGGGGCGATCAGTGTGCGCAGTCTGGCGATGCTGATTGCCGGGGAGAATCCGGGGCATAAAGTGCTGGTGCCACCGACCTTGATTACCCGGCAACAATTGTTGGATCTGGATGTGAAGAACGTTCGGGACCTGGCGCAGAAACTGCCGGCGTTTGGTGATACCGCAAATGTGGCGCGGACTTCGTGGATTCCTGCTGCGGACTAA
- a CDS encoding TonB-dependent receptor plug domain-containing protein yields MYHRSRSLLAAAVVTAMAQLPVQAEETSARADDDTRLGTVLVTGTRGTARTVLDSPVPVDVLTAEDLKSAGASNGELGQALQTLLPSFSFPRQSNSGGADHVRAAQLRGMSPDQVLVLVNGKRRHTSALVNDSSKIGRGTAPVDFNSIPISAIKRIEVLRDGAGAQYGSDAIAGVINIILDDAPEGGEISTTYGAYHTHQDAIGKTTTDGQNSMTTAKIGTRLGEEGGFIRGGTEYKDRDPTNRAGFDGFADTPGQRNYVMGDGIARDVNAWFNSELPLAGGKAYSFGTYNERHTTGAEFYRYPSEQPQFYPNGYLPQSLGDNQDISATAGFKGLIGDDWDFDSSVTHGRNHFDSATRRTLNVTLGADSPTRFDTGEYELRQTTANLDFTRELRLAGRPFVLALGGEYRYENYLTFAGDEASYIGTGADGANGLRPSEEVDLDRNVFGTYAELSGDVTDRLFVDAATRWERYDDAGSKLTGKLSGRYRLTDQWALRGAVSNNFRAPSLAQIGFQNTTSNFGDGGTLTDIRVLSVNDPIARALGAEKLDPETSKNFSLGLTAQLSERFDASLDVFRIDVKDRVTLSQRIGSDALEQYINDNFGVAGVHDVNFFTNAADTRTDGAELVLNYHQPLYEGLLGLTTAYTYNHTKVTKTKGTPSQLTALGIGNDALVGVEERNTLTDAAPKDRFMISANWASQHWGLLGRLTRQGETTRVFDFGNSQPEQTYGAVWQLDAEVQYKFTPKFDIALGGNNLTDNYPERSKSEINYGGNLPYDVLSPIGTNGAYYYARATYGF; encoded by the coding sequence ATGTATCACCGTTCTCGTTCATTACTCGCCGCTGCTGTCGTCACAGCAATGGCGCAACTTCCCGTGCAGGCCGAAGAAACTTCCGCACGCGCCGACGACGACACACGGCTGGGGACCGTGTTGGTTACCGGCACCCGTGGCACCGCGCGAACGGTGCTGGATTCGCCGGTGCCGGTGGACGTGCTGACCGCCGAAGACCTCAAGTCCGCCGGGGCCAGTAACGGCGAACTCGGCCAGGCGTTGCAGACGTTGTTGCCGTCGTTCAGTTTTCCGCGTCAATCCAACTCCGGCGGCGCCGACCATGTGCGGGCCGCGCAGTTGCGCGGCATGAGTCCGGATCAGGTGTTGGTGCTGGTCAACGGCAAGCGCCGCCACACTTCAGCGCTGGTCAATGATTCGTCGAAGATCGGCCGGGGCACGGCGCCGGTGGACTTCAACTCGATTCCGATCAGTGCGATCAAGCGCATCGAAGTGCTGCGCGACGGCGCCGGCGCGCAATACGGTTCCGATGCGATTGCCGGGGTGATCAATATCATCCTCGACGACGCGCCGGAGGGCGGCGAAATCTCCACCACTTACGGCGCTTACCACACCCATCAGGATGCGATCGGCAAGACCACCACCGACGGCCAGAACAGCATGACCACGGCCAAGATCGGCACACGACTTGGCGAGGAGGGCGGGTTCATTCGTGGCGGCACCGAGTACAAGGATCGCGACCCGACCAACCGCGCCGGTTTCGACGGTTTCGCCGACACGCCGGGCCAGCGCAACTACGTGATGGGCGACGGCATCGCGCGAGACGTGAACGCCTGGTTCAACTCCGAATTGCCCCTGGCCGGCGGCAAGGCCTATTCCTTCGGCACTTACAACGAACGTCACACCACCGGCGCGGAGTTCTATCGCTACCCGTCCGAGCAGCCGCAGTTCTATCCTAACGGTTACCTGCCGCAATCCCTCGGCGACAACCAGGACATCTCCGCCACCGCCGGTTTCAAGGGCTTGATCGGTGACGATTGGGACTTCGACAGCAGCGTCACCCACGGCCGCAACCACTTCGATTCCGCGACCCGGCGCACCCTCAACGTCACCCTCGGTGCCGACTCGCCGACCCGGTTCGACACCGGCGAATACGAACTGCGCCAGACCACCGCCAACCTCGATTTCACCCGCGAGTTGCGACTCGCTGGACGTCCATTTGTGCTGGCCTTGGGCGGTGAATATCGCTACGAAAACTACCTGACTTTTGCCGGCGACGAAGCTTCGTACATCGGCACCGGCGCGGACGGCGCGAACGGTTTACGCCCGAGTGAAGAGGTGGACCTGGATCGCAACGTGTTCGGCACCTATGCCGAGTTGTCCGGCGACGTCACTGACCGTTTGTTCGTCGACGCCGCCACGCGCTGGGAGCGTTACGACGACGCCGGCAGCAAGCTCACTGGCAAGCTCAGCGGACGCTATCGCCTGACCGATCAATGGGCGTTGCGCGGTGCGGTCTCCAACAACTTCCGTGCGCCATCCCTGGCGCAGATCGGCTTCCAGAACACCACCAGCAACTTCGGCGACGGCGGCACGCTCACCGACATCCGCGTGCTCTCGGTTAACGACCCGATTGCCCGTGCCCTCGGCGCTGAAAAACTCGATCCGGAAACCTCGAAAAACTTCAGCCTCGGCCTGACCGCGCAACTCAGCGAGCGCTTCGATGCGTCCCTCGACGTGTTCCGCATCGACGTCAAGGACCGCGTGACCCTGTCGCAACGCATCGGCAGTGACGCGCTGGAGCAGTACATCAACGACAACTTCGGCGTGGCCGGCGTGCACGACGTGAACTTCTTCACCAACGCCGCCGACACCCGCACCGACGGTGCCGAACTGGTGCTCAACTACCACCAGCCGTTGTACGAAGGGTTACTCGGATTGACCACGGCCTACACCTACAACCACACCAAAGTCACCAAGACCAAGGGCACACCGTCGCAACTCACGGCCCTGGGGATCGGCAACGACGCGTTGGTCGGCGTCGAGGAACGCAACACCCTGACCGACGCCGCGCCCAAGGATCGCTTCATGATTTCCGCGAATTGGGCCAGTCAGCACTGGGGCTTGCTCGGACGCCTGACCCGTCAGGGCGAAACCACTCGGGTCTTCGATTTCGGCAATTCGCAGCCGGAGCAAACCTACGGCGCGGTCTGGCAACTGGATGCCGAAGTGCAATACAAATTCACCCCCAAGTTCGACATCGCCTTGGGCGGCAACAACCTGACCGACAACTACCCGGAGCGCTCCAAGTCGGAGATCAACTACGGCGGCAACCTGCCGTATGACGTGCTGTCGCCGATCGGCACCAACGGCGCGTACTACTACGCTCGCGCTACGTATGGGTTCTGA
- a CDS encoding APC family permease, with protein MGSEQAQQRGPKRHLPVFQALLVTLGMVITTDILKTAPTVALNVGPEYFYWVWVLGGVCSMVGALCFAEMATAFPHPGGDYHFLRTAYGERLGFVFAWSRFSVMHTGWIALSAFMFADYFNAIVPLGTYGSGLFAGGVIASLVLLNLTGKHIGFITQTVLVALLTVGFLSIAGAGVWLTWRGVEVPVPAVSVAPEQTGMAGFSSAMIFVFLAFGGWSDAATLSAEVRDGRRGMLIAMLGALTVLMSIYLALNWAFVQGLGFAGLAASNAPAVELLNRAFGAPGGVLIVLMVGIAAVASINSTLLVGARTTYAAAQDVPQLQGLGDWDERHGVPRKALLAEGAVALLLVLLGSFTQSGFNTMVEYLTPVYWLFLSLSSVALLILRRRFPDTPRPIKVPLYPLLPLLFFALCLYMLYSSVTAVGYGALLGIGVLLFGVVLLGGLSRWASPSQRAPAA; from the coding sequence ATGGGTTCTGAACAAGCGCAACAGCGGGGGCCGAAGCGGCATCTGCCGGTGTTCCAGGCGTTGCTGGTTACGCTGGGCATGGTGATCACCACTGACATCCTGAAAACCGCGCCGACCGTGGCGTTGAACGTGGGGCCCGAGTATTTCTATTGGGTCTGGGTGCTTGGCGGTGTGTGCTCGATGGTCGGGGCGCTGTGTTTTGCGGAGATGGCCACCGCGTTTCCCCATCCCGGGGGCGACTACCACTTCCTGCGCACGGCTTATGGCGAACGACTGGGGTTTGTGTTCGCCTGGTCGCGCTTTTCGGTGATGCATACAGGGTGGATCGCGCTGTCGGCGTTTATGTTTGCCGACTACTTCAACGCCATCGTGCCGCTGGGCACCTATGGCTCGGGACTGTTTGCCGGCGGGGTGATTGCTTCGCTGGTGCTGCTCAATCTCACGGGCAAACACATCGGGTTCATCACCCAGACGGTACTGGTGGCGTTGCTCACTGTGGGGTTTCTGAGTATTGCCGGCGCGGGTGTCTGGCTGACGTGGCGCGGCGTTGAAGTGCCGGTTCCGGCTGTATCGGTAGCGCCTGAACAAACCGGCATGGCGGGGTTCTCTTCGGCGATGATTTTCGTGTTCCTGGCCTTTGGTGGCTGGAGTGACGCGGCGACCTTGTCAGCGGAAGTGCGCGACGGTCGGCGGGGGATGCTCATCGCCATGCTGGGTGCGTTGACTGTGCTGATGAGCATCTATCTGGCGTTGAACTGGGCGTTTGTCCAAGGCCTGGGGTTTGCCGGTCTGGCCGCCAGCAATGCGCCGGCAGTCGAGTTGCTGAACCGTGCATTCGGCGCGCCGGGCGGGGTGTTGATTGTGCTGATGGTCGGGATCGCGGCGGTCGCCAGCATCAACTCGACGCTGCTGGTGGGCGCCCGGACCACGTACGCTGCCGCCCAAGATGTGCCGCAGTTGCAAGGGCTGGGCGACTGGGACGAACGACACGGCGTTCCGCGCAAGGCGTTGTTGGCCGAAGGCGCGGTGGCGCTGTTGCTGGTGCTGCTCGGCAGTTTTACCCAGAGCGGTTTCAACACCATGGTCGAGTACCTGACCCCGGTCTACTGGTTGTTCCTGAGCCTGAGCAGCGTGGCGTTGCTGATACTTCGTCGACGTTTTCCCGACACGCCACGGCCGATCAAGGTGCCGTTGTATCCGCTGTTGCCCCTGCTGTTTTTCGCCCTGTGCCTGTACATGCTGTATTCCAGCGTGACGGCGGTTGGTTATGGCGCGTTGCTGGGCATCGGCGTGTTGCTTTTTGGCGTTGTGCTGCTGGGTGGGCTGAGCCGCTGGGCGTCACCGTCCCAGCGGGCGCCGGCAGCCTAG
- a CDS encoding DUF3574 domain-containing protein, with protein sequence MPQRLLLAALFLAVAGCASPTPVSVHTKDPASSTLQGDATRPAQAQWLRTELYFSVGPLEGKEGVISPARWREFLDQEVTPRFPDGFSVLDAYGQWRDHGAKEPERLGTKVIVILHENDARHDKDIEAIRLAWKRITGDLSVLRLSQPAQVSF encoded by the coding sequence ATGCCTCAACGCCTTTTACTGGCTGCACTGTTCCTGGCGGTCGCCGGGTGTGCCAGCCCGACACCGGTTTCCGTTCATACCAAAGATCCCGCCAGTTCAACCCTGCAAGGCGACGCCACGCGTCCGGCGCAGGCGCAATGGTTGCGCACCGAGTTGTATTTTTCGGTGGGGCCACTGGAAGGCAAGGAAGGTGTGATCAGCCCCGCGCGCTGGCGCGAGTTTCTCGATCAGGAAGTCACGCCGCGTTTTCCGGACGGCTTCAGCGTGCTCGACGCCTACGGCCAATGGCGCGACCACGGCGCCAAGGAGCCGGAGCGCCTGGGCACCAAAGTCATCGTGATTCTTCACGAAAACGACGCGCGGCATGACAAGGACATCGAAGCGATTCGCCTCGCGTGGAAGCGGATTACCGGCGACCTGTCGGTGCTGCGGCTGTCGCAACCGGCGCAAGTTTCTTTCTAG
- a CDS encoding helix-turn-helix domain-containing protein: MNGQQPSRFLASADEPVVDLNNLESQEEDPICERVAQNLQRLRGKRHLSLDALARQCGVSRAMLAQIESGRSVPSIKVLCKIAKGLKVSVAAFLEHRAFEGVAVLSASQSKRLVSASGAFVSRALFPFDVARQSEFYELRLSPLGEDVSEGHGPGVQENLVVSQGVLEISVNDERYLLSTGDSILFYADQPHRYRNPADSEAVAYLVVTYPERLD; encoded by the coding sequence GTGAACGGGCAGCAACCCTCGCGCTTTCTGGCGAGCGCCGACGAGCCTGTCGTGGATTTGAATAACCTGGAATCACAGGAAGAAGACCCGATCTGCGAGCGTGTCGCGCAGAACCTGCAACGCCTGCGCGGCAAGCGGCATCTGTCCCTCGACGCCCTCGCCCGCCAGTGCGGCGTGAGCCGGGCGATGCTGGCGCAGATCGAATCCGGGCGCAGCGTGCCGTCGATCAAAGTCCTGTGCAAAATCGCCAAGGGTCTGAAAGTGTCGGTGGCCGCGTTTCTTGAGCACCGCGCCTTTGAAGGCGTGGCGGTTTTGTCGGCAAGCCAGAGCAAACGCCTGGTCAGTGCCAGTGGTGCGTTTGTCAGTCGGGCGCTGTTTCCGTTCGACGTGGCGCGGCAATCGGAGTTTTACGAACTGCGCTTGAGCCCGCTGGGTGAGGACGTTTCCGAGGGCCATGGCCCCGGCGTCCAGGAGAACCTGGTGGTGTCCCAAGGCGTGCTGGAAATCAGCGTCAACGATGAACGCTACCTTCTCTCCACCGGCGATTCGATCCTGTTCTACGCCGACCAGCCCCACCGCTATCGCAACCCGGCGGACAGTGAGGCTGTCGCGTATCTGGTAGTGACCTACCCCGAACGCCTGGACTGA
- a CDS encoding AMP-binding protein, giving the protein MTQTLPQALLLQAATRGSAIALRYKQLGIWQVRRWSDVAQDVSRLAAGLQQRGFSHGDDLLIISQARAEALLLALAAQWLGGSVTLLDPDLDHRHLLATLKPAFVLAETLDAVQQVRNADHAPRVLLYLDGRGLNAATDTGLSAYADLTVGITAEPPAPATESASTAFVFHRVNDSQSQRLSHGQLLEGARKLVAREHLSANEEALAARVFAASGQARYLLAPWLSAGFCLNFPEALATRDTDRRELGPTLVLGTRESYARLEHWARERLPLPGTLSQYLYRWAMVPDAHGIRRWLGHWLIRRPLLDVLGMSRLRVPLLVGPALTEDSAAFFAALGIRPGHWQEPSTPREPAEVPAHLIPHSV; this is encoded by the coding sequence ATGACCCAGACACTGCCCCAGGCCTTGTTATTGCAAGCCGCCACCCGAGGTTCGGCGATTGCCCTGCGTTACAAACAGTTAGGAATCTGGCAGGTCCGGCGCTGGAGCGATGTGGCGCAGGACGTCAGCCGTCTCGCTGCGGGTTTGCAGCAACGCGGGTTCAGTCACGGCGATGACTTGCTCATTATTAGCCAGGCCAGAGCCGAAGCCTTGTTACTGGCACTGGCGGCGCAATGGCTGGGCGGCAGTGTCACGCTATTGGACCCGGACCTTGATCACCGGCATCTATTGGCCACGCTGAAACCAGCGTTTGTTCTGGCCGAAACTCTCGACGCCGTGCAGCAGGTTCGCAACGCCGATCACGCGCCTCGGGTTCTGTTGTACCTCGACGGACGTGGCCTGAATGCCGCCACCGATACCGGGTTGAGTGCGTATGCCGACTTGACGGTGGGCATCACGGCCGAGCCACCGGCCCCCGCCACGGAATCAGCGTCCACGGCGTTTGTTTTTCACCGCGTTAATGACAGCCAGTCCCAGCGCTTGAGCCACGGCCAGTTGCTGGAGGGCGCGCGCAAATTGGTCGCGCGGGAACACCTCAGCGCCAATGAAGAGGCGCTGGCCGCGCGAGTGTTCGCCGCCAGCGGCCAGGCCCGTTATCTGCTGGCTCCCTGGCTGAGCGCCGGGTTCTGCCTGAACTTTCCCGAAGCCCTGGCCACCCGCGACACCGACCGCCGCGAGCTCGGGCCGACCTTGGTGCTGGGCACCCGCGAATCCTATGCGCGCCTTGAACACTGGGCCCGGGAACGCTTGCCGTTGCCGGGCACGCTCAGTCAATACCTGTATCGCTGGGCGATGGTCCCGGATGCGCACGGTATTCGGCGCTGGCTCGGCCATTGGCTGATCCGTCGGCCCTTGCTTGATGTGTTAGGCATGAGCCGTTTGCGCGTGCCGTTGCTGGTGGGGCCGGCGCTGACCGAGGACAGCGCGGCGTTCTTCGCGGCGTTGGGGATTCGCCCCGGCCACTGGCAAGAACCGTCCACACCGCGTGAACCCGCCGAAGTTCCGGCCCACCTGATTCCTCACTCCGTCTGA
- a CDS encoding ABC transporter ATP-binding protein encodes MRATTESILLRLDDISLSFKGVKAITSISFAVKTGEICALIGPNGAGKSSLLNVINGVYQAQSGSVSYAGQTRRRMRPHQAAEGGIARTFQNIALFKGMSVLDNVLTGRNLKRRSSWIEQMLRIGRAPLEDDEQRRHAEKVIEFLRIHPWRHVLVGKLSYGLQKRVELARALAAEPKLLLLDEPMAGMNAEEKGEMSQFIRDINREFGTTVVLIEHDISVVMGLSDHVVVLDYGRKIGDGTPEQVRANPEVIAAYLGTRRSRAEAR; translated from the coding sequence ATGCGCGCGACTACTGAATCCATATTATTGCGGCTCGATGACATCTCCCTATCGTTCAAGGGCGTCAAAGCCATTACCTCCATCAGCTTCGCCGTGAAGACCGGGGAGATCTGCGCCCTGATTGGCCCGAATGGCGCCGGCAAAAGTTCGTTGCTGAACGTGATCAATGGCGTCTACCAGGCCCAGAGCGGCAGTGTCAGCTATGCCGGCCAGACCCGACGCCGCATGCGTCCGCATCAGGCTGCCGAGGGTGGGATTGCCCGCACCTTCCAGAACATCGCGCTGTTCAAAGGCATGAGTGTGCTCGACAACGTGCTGACCGGGCGCAACCTCAAGCGCCGCAGCAGTTGGATCGAGCAAATGTTGCGCATTGGCCGCGCCCCGCTTGAAGACGACGAGCAACGCCGCCACGCCGAAAAAGTCATCGAGTTCCTGCGCATCCATCCCTGGCGTCATGTGCTGGTGGGCAAGTTGTCTTACGGTTTGCAAAAACGCGTGGAACTGGCCCGGGCGCTGGCCGCTGAGCCGAAGTTGCTGCTGCTCGACGAGCCGATGGCCGGCATGAACGCGGAAGAGAAGGGCGAGATGAGCCAATTCATCCGCGACATCAACCGTGAGTTCGGCACCACCGTCGTGCTGATCGAACATGACATTAGCGTGGTCATGGGCCTTTCCGATCACGTAGTGGTGCTCGATTACGGCCGCAAAATCGGCGACGGCACCCCCGAGCAAGTGCGCGCCAACCCAGAAGTGATCGCGGCCTACTTGGGCACACGACGTTCCCGCGCGGAGGCTCGCTGA
- a CDS encoding branched-chain amino acid ABC transporter permease: protein MEFFFEVLIGGLLAGVMYALVAIGFVLIYKASGVFNFAQGAMVLFAALTFVSLLERGLPFFWAFVATLASMVVLALLIEKMVLRPLVNRPPIILFMATLGLSYMIEGLAQFLWGAQVHGLELGIPDEPLEIRGMLLSQFDLFAAGTAATLVIALSLLFNKTRVGLSLRAVADDPLASLAVGIRLPRIWALVWAVAGFVGLVAGLLWGARLGVQFSLSLVVLKALPVLIIGGFSSIGGAIVGGLIIGAAEKIAEIYLGPIIGSGIENWVPYVLALLFLLVRPAGLFGERAIERV from the coding sequence ATGGAATTTTTCTTTGAAGTGCTGATCGGCGGTTTGCTGGCCGGCGTCATGTACGCCCTGGTGGCGATCGGGTTTGTGCTGATCTACAAGGCCTCCGGGGTTTTCAACTTTGCCCAGGGCGCGATGGTGCTGTTTGCCGCGCTGACTTTCGTCAGTCTGCTGGAGCGCGGCTTGCCATTCTTCTGGGCGTTTGTCGCGACGCTGGCGAGCATGGTGGTGCTGGCGTTGCTGATCGAAAAAATGGTGCTGCGGCCCCTGGTGAATCGCCCGCCGATCATCCTGTTCATGGCCACCCTCGGGCTGTCTTACATGATCGAAGGCCTGGCGCAATTCCTTTGGGGGGCGCAGGTGCATGGCCTGGAATTGGGCATCCCGGATGAGCCACTGGAAATTCGCGGGATGCTGCTTTCGCAGTTCGACCTGTTCGCCGCCGGCACCGCCGCGACCTTGGTGATTGCCTTGTCACTGCTGTTCAACAAAACCCGGGTCGGTTTGTCCTTGCGCGCAGTCGCCGATGATCCGCTCGCGTCCTTGGCCGTGGGCATTCGACTGCCACGGATCTGGGCTTTGGTGTGGGCAGTGGCGGGTTTCGTGGGACTGGTGGCGGGGCTGCTGTGGGGCGCGCGTCTGGGAGTGCAGTTCTCGTTGTCGCTGGTGGTGCTCAAGGCGTTGCCGGTGTTGATCATCGGCGGTTTTTCTTCGATTGGTGGCGCGATTGTCGGCGGCTTGATCATCGGCGCGGCGGAAAAAATCGCCGAGATATACCTCGGCCCGATCATCGGCAGCGGCATCGAAAACTGGGTGCCTTACGTCCTCGCGTTGCTGTTCCTGCTGGTGCGGCCTGCCGGGTTATTCGGCGAGCGCGCCATCGAGCGGGTCTGA